The genome window CATCCACATTGCGTGCCCGATTCTCGATCTGGTTCTGATGCATCCGATTGAATTCGGTTTCCATCCGGCCAACCACCTGTTGATACATCACGATACCTGTGATTAACCCGGGAATACTGGCAATGAGTAAAATAAGCATCAGGCTGTTTCGATAAAATCGTCCTTTATGTCTTCCTGCTTTGAAATCGGATAACCGCTTGAATCTGCCCAATATTCGATCATTCCTCGTCGGTTCCATCGCTACTCACCTGCCTGCTTGCATCGGGTCTGACTGTCATGGAAACTTCCTCAACTCCCTTGAGAATATATGGATGAAATCCTTTTCTTGTATTATACGCATAATCATCAGGTGAATGAAATGATCTGTAACCGATCATTTTTTTAACCAATGTTTTATTAACATGACAAAATGGATTACAATGAGATAAAGCAAACATCAAGGAGGCCTTTTTAATGAAAGAACAGACTTACTTTGAACAAAATAGAGAAAAACACCTGGCAGAACTGAATGAATGGTTATCCATTCCAAGTATCTCCGCCATTTCAGAGCATAAAGAGGATGTTAATCGTGCAGCACAATGGGCAGCAGATGCGCTCACACGTGCAGGCATGGAAAACGTAGAGGTCATTCCAACGGCTGGACATCCGATTGTCTATGCAGATCACCTGCATGCACCCGGCAAACCGACAGCTCTGATCTATGGTCATTATGATGTACAACCTGTAGATCCCCTTAATCTGTGGGACACGCCTCCTTTCGAACCTACCATTCGTGATGGCAAGCTGTTCGCTCGTGGTGCAACGGATGACAAAGGACAGATCTTCCTACATATCAAGGCTGTAGAAGCCATTCTCGCCGAAAACAAAGAACTACCGGTTAACATCAAGTTCTGTATCGAAGGTGAAGAGGAAATCTCCAGTCCGAACCTGCCCATCTATCTGAATGACAATACGGACAAGTTGCGTGCAGACATGATACTGATCTCGGATACGTCCCTGCTTGAAAAAGGGAAACCGGCGATCTCCACTGGCCTGCGTGGTCTATGTTCGCTTCACGTAGATCTGAACACAGCCAATACCGACTTGCACTCCGGTTCATTTGGTGGTGGTGTACCCAACGCACTGCATGCACTCGTATCCCTGCTCGCATCGTTGCACGATGAACAAGGCCGTGTGAGTGTAGATGGATTTTACGATGGCGTTCTGCCACTGTCTCCTGAGATGAGAGAAGAATTTGTGAAACAGGGCTTCAATGAAGAACAGCTTCGTCAAGACCTCGGACTGGAGCAATTGTACGGCGAAGAAGGTTACTCGTTCGTGGAACGTGTTGGCGCTCGTCCAACATTGGAACTGAATGGGGTATGGGGTGGTTTCCAGGGTGAAGGCAGCAAAACGGTTATTCCGAAGGAAGCTCATGCCAAAATCACCTGCCGCCTCGTAGCGGACCAAGACCCACAACATGTATTGGATCGTATCGAAGCACATCTGCGCGCTCACGTTCAACCGGGTGCAACCCTGCATGTGAAACAGATCGAGAAAGCTTTTGCTTTCAATATCGATCCTGCCAATCCCATTCTGCAAAAAGCGGCAGATGCATATGAGCATGTGTATGGCGTTCGTGCCCTCTTTACCAAAGATGGCGGCTCCATTCCGATTGTTGAGAAGCTCTCACGTGTACTCGAAATCCCTGCTGTGATGATGGGCTTTGGTTTGCCGGATGAGAATCTGCATGCACCGAACGAGCACTTCAACCTGGAGAACTTTGATAAAGGGTTGTTGACGATTGTTCAGTTCTTGAAGAGTTTGTAGTCATCACGTTTAAAACCAGTTCATGCTGAGAGCGTGCGGACGTGACGTTCCGGTGCCGAATCGTTCTTTCGATCGCTGTTATCGTCGGATTTTTTGGATTTCCCTTCTCGAAGGGTAAAATCCGACGATAAAGGCGAACGCTCCGCTTCTTCAGAATCGATTTCGTCCCCTTCACTACGTTGCAGCTCTCGCAGACTGATTTTAGGATTGATCCTAACTTTTTATATGGGTTAGGTAATAGGGACAGTAAAAGGACGGTCTTCGGGTCGTTCTTTTTAATTTG of Paenibacillus sp. FSL R5-0517 contains these proteins:
- a CDS encoding dipeptidase gives rise to the protein MKEQTYFEQNREKHLAELNEWLSIPSISAISEHKEDVNRAAQWAADALTRAGMENVEVIPTAGHPIVYADHLHAPGKPTALIYGHYDVQPVDPLNLWDTPPFEPTIRDGKLFARGATDDKGQIFLHIKAVEAILAENKELPVNIKFCIEGEEEISSPNLPIYLNDNTDKLRADMILISDTSLLEKGKPAISTGLRGLCSLHVDLNTANTDLHSGSFGGGVPNALHALVSLLASLHDEQGRVSVDGFYDGVLPLSPEMREEFVKQGFNEEQLRQDLGLEQLYGEEGYSFVERVGARPTLELNGVWGGFQGEGSKTVIPKEAHAKITCRLVADQDPQHVLDRIEAHLRAHVQPGATLHVKQIEKAFAFNIDPANPILQKAADAYEHVYGVRALFTKDGGSIPIVEKLSRVLEIPAVMMGFGLPDENLHAPNEHFNLENFDKGLLTIVQFLKSL